In Vibrio sp. JC009, a single window of DNA contains:
- a CDS encoding STAS-like domain-containing protein — protein sequence MTLYVKEFTKFPGARYKNLGPFSGEEFREEILIPAIEQNGKELIVNLDGVFGYGSSFLEEIFGGCIRKGVDPEVMIAIVNNLVSEDDKDLIEEIREYVEDAISAR from the coding sequence ATGACACTATATGTAAAAGAGTTTACTAAGTTCCCAGGGGCTAGATATAAAAACCTAGGCCCTTTTAGCGGAGAAGAGTTTCGAGAAGAGATACTCATTCCTGCTATTGAACAAAATGGCAAAGAGCTAATCGTTAACCTAGATGGAGTTTTTGGTTATGGCTCTTCTTTTCTAGAGGAAATTTTCGGAGGATGCATCAGGAAAGGTGTTGATCCGGAAGTCATGATAGCAATAGTAAATAATCTTGTTAGCGAAGATGACAAAGATCTGATTGAAGAAATTAGGGAGTATGTAGAAGATGCCATCTCAGCTCGCTAA
- a CDS encoding phage portal protein has translation MIEIEFSDPTSVMNSDILSYMEVALIDGLYEPPIPFDTLAKALRANPMHSSAIEFKRNTLAYSVSLAPVLSKGELKRFIQDFLTFGNGYFQIVRNLFGAVVQIKHIPALYMRRREDLGYTYKPKAYDDDGRIDYRDGQIFHLAEYDVAQEIYGLPQHISGLTSIWLSDDATLFRRQYYRNGSHAGYLLYLNEPTMTEKQEQAIRDKLTAKEGMAFKNLFVNGKGKDSKAPELKPIGQVEAKDAFKDIKNSTTNDVLSVHRVPLELMSIQREGFSTSNDLNKVDRIFHKNELLPLVDSMMELNEFVGMEVIKVNEYEALETMVTQ, from the coding sequence TTGATTGAGATTGAGTTTTCAGATCCGACTAGCGTAATGAACAGCGATATTCTCAGCTATATGGAAGTGGCTTTGATTGACGGGCTTTACGAGCCGCCTATTCCGTTTGATACCCTGGCAAAAGCTTTACGGGCAAACCCGATGCATTCCAGTGCCATTGAATTTAAACGCAATACGCTGGCTTATTCGGTTTCGCTGGCCCCAGTTCTGAGCAAAGGTGAACTCAAACGCTTTATTCAGGACTTTCTTACCTTCGGGAACGGCTACTTTCAGATAGTGCGTAATCTGTTTGGTGCTGTGGTTCAGATCAAACATATCCCGGCGCTTTATATGCGAAGGCGTGAAGACCTTGGGTACACCTATAAGCCAAAAGCCTATGACGATGATGGCCGGATTGATTACAGGGACGGGCAAATATTCCACCTGGCGGAATATGATGTTGCTCAGGAGATTTACGGTCTGCCGCAACATATCAGTGGGCTAACCTCTATCTGGCTGAGCGATGATGCCACCCTGTTCCGCCGCCAGTATTACCGCAATGGATCCCACGCTGGTTACCTGCTGTATCTGAACGAACCGACCATGACGGAAAAACAGGAGCAGGCAATTAGGGATAAGCTGACGGCCAAAGAAGGAATGGCCTTTAAGAACCTGTTTGTAAATGGCAAGGGTAAGGATTCCAAAGCCCCGGAGCTGAAACCTATCGGGCAGGTGGAAGCTAAAGATGCGTTTAAAGATATTAAGAACAGCACCACCAATGATGTGCTTTCGGTTCACCGGGTACCGCTTGAGCTGATGAGTATTCAGCGTGAAGGTTTTAGTACCAGTAATGATCTCAATAAAGTGGACCGGATATTTCACAAGAATGAGTTGCTGCCACTGGTTGATTCTATGATGGAGTTGAATGAGTTTGTGGGGATGGAGGTGATTAAGGTTAATGAGTATGAAGCTCTGGAGACTATGGTGACTCAGTGA
- a CDS encoding terminase family protein yields the protein MDTNIATELNQPLYTPAQTQALGLYLRQYKPQEVAEKVGVATRTIQQWISKFDWKKMRDDAPVELMLRQRIAYLMWIDRKHEEQLKELEMLLEQKRKRDEADNKRTGSFGGDSQKKRGRKPNKVKNDISHITKDVLDEFREKTFFEYQKEIHGHKCNDELNEFRFYLKSRQIGLTYYFAYEAFEDAVLNGDNQVFLSASRKQSEIFKNYIRRFALEIGDVDLKGKDELQLSNGATLYFLSTNARTSQGFNGHVYFDEVFWIPKFGELDDYAGGMSIHAKYRTTYLSTPSTVAHEAYPKWQGKKEHKIDISHTALKNGALGVDGIYRQIITIDDAIDKGATFFNMEKLHRKYPDKTVFNNLLRCVFLDDSASIFALKALLACKTDTSLWKDVDHDKARPVGNAEVLVGYDPRGGGQGEGSDDAGLVVALKPKFKGGVFRLIERVRLKGSSYEDQAAAIKGITEKYNVVYMAMDVSGVGSAVAELVRKFYPALVELDYSPEMKRMMVYKAREIINDGRLQFDGEWDDLVHSFLMIRQHTTKASNQVTFISNRSKVGSHADLAWASMHIMRWEPIDIHNDDSTVVEFF from the coding sequence ATGGATACGAATATTGCTACCGAGCTGAACCAACCGTTATACACGCCAGCCCAGACTCAGGCGCTGGGGCTATACCTGCGCCAGTACAAACCGCAAGAGGTTGCGGAGAAAGTTGGTGTGGCAACCCGGACGATTCAGCAGTGGATTTCAAAATTTGACTGGAAGAAGATGCGGGACGATGCGCCCGTAGAGCTGATGCTACGTCAGCGAATCGCTTATCTGATGTGGATTGATCGCAAACATGAGGAGCAACTCAAGGAGCTGGAGATGCTGCTTGAGCAAAAACGCAAACGGGATGAGGCAGACAATAAGAGAACCGGCAGCTTTGGCGGAGACTCACAGAAGAAGCGTGGCAGAAAGCCGAACAAGGTTAAGAATGATATTTCGCATATCACGAAGGATGTGCTGGATGAATTTCGCGAGAAAACCTTCTTCGAATACCAGAAAGAGATCCACGGCCATAAGTGTAACGATGAGCTAAACGAATTCCGTTTTTACCTGAAGTCACGCCAGATAGGTTTGACCTACTACTTTGCCTATGAAGCGTTTGAAGATGCGGTTCTGAACGGTGATAACCAGGTATTTCTTTCCGCTTCCCGCAAGCAGTCGGAGATATTTAAGAACTATATCCGCCGATTTGCGCTTGAGATTGGTGATGTTGACCTGAAAGGCAAAGATGAGCTTCAGCTTAGCAACGGCGCAACGTTGTATTTCCTATCCACCAATGCCCGGACCTCTCAGGGTTTTAACGGTCATGTGTATTTTGACGAGGTGTTCTGGATCCCTAAGTTCGGAGAGCTGGACGACTACGCGGGCGGTATGTCGATTCATGCCAAATACCGGACAACCTACCTGTCCACACCGTCAACCGTTGCCCATGAAGCTTATCCGAAATGGCAGGGCAAGAAAGAGCATAAGATTGATATCAGTCATACCGCCCTTAAGAACGGTGCTCTGGGAGTTGATGGGATATATCGTCAAATCATCACCATTGATGATGCGATTGATAAGGGTGCGACCTTCTTCAATATGGAGAAGCTGCACCGCAAGTACCCGGATAAAACGGTATTTAATAACCTGCTTCGTTGTGTGTTCCTGGATGACTCGGCTTCTATCTTCGCACTTAAAGCGCTACTGGCCTGTAAAACAGACACCTCGCTCTGGAAGGATGTTGACCATGATAAAGCCCGGCCTGTCGGGAATGCAGAGGTTTTGGTCGGTTATGATCCAAGAGGTGGCGGACAGGGTGAAGGCTCAGACGATGCAGGCTTAGTGGTAGCCCTGAAACCTAAATTCAAAGGTGGGGTATTCCGGCTTATTGAACGGGTGAGACTTAAGGGCTCCAGCTATGAAGATCAGGCCGCAGCGATTAAAGGCATTACCGAAAAATACAACGTGGTTTATATGGCAATGGATGTGAGCGGTGTGGGCTCTGCCGTTGCCGAACTGGTACGCAAATTCTACCCGGCTCTGGTCGAGCTGGACTACTCACCTGAAATGAAACGCATGATGGTCTACAAGGCCAGAGAGATTATTAACGATGGCCGATTGCAGTTTGATGGTGAATGGGACGACCTGGTTCACTCCTTCCTGATGATTCGCCAGCACACCACCAAGGCCAGTAATCAGGTGACCTTTATTTCTAACCGCAGCAAGGTTGGCTCTCATGCCGACCTTGCCTGGGCTTCAATGCACATTATGCGCTGGGAGCCGATTGATATTCACAATGATGACTCGACGGTCGTTGAGTTCTTCTAA
- a CDS encoding GPO family capsid scaffolding protein: MFQSEPICILQAGNTVDGRKVDQKVIDDIAETYSTDVYTARINEDHYKYSYKFGSVLSVEKRDDKLFAVLKPNSYLLNMVERGQLLHTSCEFMEDFAGTGKAYLTGLALTDDPASLATTQIHLSAKNGNSDKTYATTGNTIEARHFSNETDEKDSEGSLIKRFINLLKSAPDATDEQLSRQEEPEEMSKETEELLKQSIEQNKELNSNLGKLVEKLSAGDTPEEEETPNEPEPNQEVSELKGQVKELSSQMTELTEKLSKITDDNGRTLAGQDAEEEPYL, translated from the coding sequence ATGTTCCAATCAGAGCCAATTTGTATTTTGCAGGCAGGCAATACTGTCGATGGCCGCAAGGTAGATCAGAAAGTTATTGATGATATTGCGGAAACCTACAGCACCGATGTGTATACCGCCCGAATCAATGAAGACCACTACAAGTACAGCTATAAGTTCGGCTCAGTACTTTCGGTTGAAAAGCGTGATGACAAACTCTTTGCCGTTCTAAAACCAAACTCGTACCTGCTAAATATGGTCGAACGTGGTCAGCTCCTGCATACATCCTGTGAGTTTATGGAAGATTTTGCTGGTACTGGTAAAGCCTACCTGACTGGCCTGGCACTTACTGATGATCCTGCTTCTCTGGCGACGACTCAGATTCATTTGTCAGCAAAAAATGGCAACTCAGATAAAACCTATGCCACTACTGGCAACACCATTGAAGCCAGGCATTTTTCAAATGAAACCGATGAGAAAGACAGTGAAGGCTCTCTCATTAAGAGATTTATTAACCTGCTCAAAAGCGCCCCTGATGCCACTGATGAGCAGCTTTCCAGACAAGAGGAACCGGAAGAGATGAGTAAAGAAACCGAAGAGCTGCTTAAGCAGAGCATTGAACAGAACAAAGAGCTGAACAGCAACCTTGGCAAGCTGGTTGAAAAGCTGTCGGCAGGTGATACGCCTGAAGAGGAAGAAACGCCGAACGAGCCAGAGCCAAATCAGGAAGTCTCTGAACTGAAAGGCCAGGTTAAAGAGCTCTCTTCTCAGATGACAGAGCTAACCGAGAAGCTCAGCAAAATTACTGACGATAACGGCCGCACTTTGGCAGGTCAGGACGCAGAAGAAGAGCCGTACCTGTAA
- a CDS encoding phage major capsid protein, P2 family: MQENTKKKLNQYVEAVAKQNGVSNATEMFNVTPNGTQRIIAAIRESNWFLKRINIISVKNQSGEAIGLGVTGMIASRTDTSGTGERKPKDYSGMSAMPYMCEQTNFDTALRYAKLDAWAHMKNFSKIISSQTREQIDANKITIGWYGESVAKDTDPVANPNGEDVNKGWYQAMRTNNGDRLIKQGGTPGEIRIGEAGDFINLDSAVLNVKNLLHPACENDANLIAIIGSDLLGYEKAKFYEAHGNTPSEKSKVEEKQVIGTYGGLPAVSVPGFPPTGIMVTSYDNLSIYIQEDSIRRSVGKKNDAKDQVENFESMNMAYVIEKLEKVAAIEFKNVKLWINGAWV; this comes from the coding sequence ATGCAAGAGAATACCAAAAAGAAACTTAACCAATACGTTGAAGCCGTTGCCAAGCAAAACGGCGTCAGCAACGCAACAGAGATGTTCAATGTTACTCCGAACGGTACTCAGCGCATTATTGCCGCTATCCGTGAAAGTAACTGGTTCCTGAAGCGTATCAACATCATCTCAGTTAAAAACCAGTCCGGTGAGGCAATTGGTTTAGGTGTGACGGGCATGATTGCCAGCCGTACCGATACCAGCGGCACTGGTGAACGTAAACCAAAAGACTACAGCGGTATGAGCGCCATGCCTTATATGTGTGAGCAGACCAACTTTGATACCGCGCTTCGCTACGCCAAGCTTGATGCCTGGGCGCATATGAAGAACTTCAGCAAAATCATTTCTTCTCAGACCCGTGAGCAGATTGATGCTAACAAAATTACCATCGGCTGGTACGGCGAATCCGTTGCTAAAGACACAGATCCAGTAGCAAATCCAAATGGTGAGGACGTCAACAAAGGCTGGTATCAGGCCATGCGAACCAACAACGGTGACCGCCTGATTAAGCAAGGTGGGACACCAGGAGAAATCCGCATTGGCGAAGCCGGTGACTTTATTAACCTGGATAGCGCTGTACTGAACGTAAAGAACCTGCTGCATCCGGCCTGTGAAAACGATGCAAACCTTATCGCCATTATCGGCTCTGATCTGCTCGGTTATGAAAAGGCGAAGTTCTACGAAGCGCACGGCAACACACCAAGCGAAAAGAGCAAGGTAGAAGAAAAGCAAGTTATCGGTACCTATGGCGGTCTGCCTGCGGTTAGCGTTCCAGGCTTCCCGCCTACCGGCATTATGGTAACCAGCTACGACAACCTGTCTATCTACATTCAGGAAGATTCTATCCGCCGCTCTGTGGGTAAGAAAAATGACGCCAAAGATCAGGTTGAAAACTTCGAATCCATGAACATGGCCTACGTTATCGAGAAGCTGGAGAAGGTCGCGGCCATCGAGTTTAAGAACGTAAAACTCTGGATTAACGGTGCTTGGGTATAA
- a CDS encoding head completion/stabilization protein produces the protein MEFVGNKSEVYTSELPATDKYPALKLSEFQSLFNFLSNETEAGILQQARVSRIKVHKELKETMSDYPDLTALSLDKFEDEEAGNVLYTQAVFALTASELLGIQISTDATAEAADRQEALNEKRQRCDVQYRQAVDLLLNGEETYCFEVV, from the coding sequence ATGGAATTTGTCGGTAATAAAAGCGAAGTCTATACCTCAGAGCTGCCAGCTACAGACAAGTACCCGGCACTCAAGCTTTCAGAGTTTCAGTCTCTGTTTAATTTCCTCAGCAATGAGACAGAGGCAGGCATTCTGCAACAGGCCAGAGTATCGCGCATCAAGGTTCACAAAGAGCTGAAAGAAACAATGAGCGACTATCCGGACTTAACCGCACTGTCCCTGGACAAATTCGAAGATGAAGAAGCCGGAAACGTGCTTTACACCCAGGCGGTATTTGCATTAACCGCCAGTGAGCTTCTGGGTATTCAGATTAGTACCGATGCCACTGCAGAAGCTGCGGACAGACAAGAAGCCCTGAATGAGAAAAGACAACGCTGCGATGTTCAGTACCGTCAGGCGGTTGATCTGCTGCTTAACGGTGAAGAAACCTACTGTTTTGAGGTGGTCTGA
- a CDS encoding phage tail protein, translating to MKALQSITDLFKAQVVDAKSFDVWAEDGAMFCGQGPLVDGYELEYTAIIFIQNVSLEPHVLFMHLVNWLNKYDPYRQEKGLAFPTFAVELLDKGKCDIKIKIDLRESYILQENANGNWMQGDVRYECASEFEPVVDPDELGELIYFVGHLEDLPCS from the coding sequence ATGAAAGCACTGCAAAGTATCACTGATTTGTTTAAAGCACAGGTTGTAGATGCCAAAAGCTTTGATGTATGGGCGGAAGACGGCGCCATGTTTTGTGGGCAGGGGCCACTGGTTGACGGCTACGAACTGGAGTACACCGCCATTATCTTTATCCAGAACGTCAGCCTTGAGCCTCATGTGCTGTTTATGCATCTGGTCAACTGGCTGAACAAATACGACCCATACAGGCAGGAAAAGGGACTGGCGTTCCCGACCTTCGCGGTTGAGCTGCTTGATAAGGGCAAGTGCGACATAAAAATTAAAATCGACCTGAGAGAAAGCTACATCCTGCAAGAAAACGCAAATGGTAACTGGATGCAGGGAGACGTTCGCTATGAGTGCGCCAGTGAATTCGAACCGGTTGTGGATCCGGATGAACTTGGAGAGCTGATTTACTTTGTGGGTCACCTGGAAGACTTGCCATGCAGTTAA
- a CDS encoding phage virion morphogenesis protein yields the protein MQLTSPDQLTQLVESLVLTASEKFDLNRRMANRARQFFRQQIRAQRDIDNNPYQSRTRRKKVALTNNREAQHTVNNKNMLMGFSRSLRTRVTEDDFEVGLKGVAGLVAREHNEGSQISFTPRMKGFFNSKAGRWEGGTLTKRNYRMPKRTFIGWTPALERELIAMAAEHFELQEAA from the coding sequence ATGCAGTTAACCAGCCCCGACCAACTGACCCAGCTTGTTGAAAGTCTGGTATTAACCGCCTCTGAAAAGTTCGATTTAAACCGCCGGATGGCGAATCGGGCAAGGCAGTTCTTCAGACAGCAAATCCGGGCACAGAGAGATATTGATAACAACCCATATCAGAGCCGGACACGCAGAAAGAAGGTTGCCCTGACAAACAACCGGGAAGCTCAGCATACGGTTAACAACAAAAATATGCTGATGGGATTTTCCAGATCACTCCGAACGCGGGTAACTGAAGATGATTTTGAAGTCGGGCTGAAAGGTGTCGCTGGTCTAGTAGCCAGAGAGCACAACGAAGGCTCTCAGATTTCATTTACTCCCAGGATGAAAGGCTTTTTCAACAGTAAAGCCGGACGGTGGGAAGGCGGCACGCTTACCAAGCGTAACTACCGAATGCCCAAACGTACTTTTATCGGCTGGACCCCAGCCCTGGAACGAGAGCTTATTGCAATGGCTGCAGAACATTTTGAACTACAGGAAGCTGCTTAA
- a CDS encoding DUF2635 domain-containing protein, which produces MKTFKVKPKKGLLVRDPQTREPLKATGETKPRNTYWLRRIQDESVTEVKVKTATPSKETDK; this is translated from the coding sequence ATGAAGACTTTCAAAGTGAAACCAAAAAAAGGGTTACTGGTTCGTGACCCACAAACCAGAGAGCCACTTAAGGCTACTGGGGAAACTAAACCACGTAACACCTACTGGCTGCGCCGAATTCAGGATGAGTCCGTAACTGAGGTGAAAGTGAAAACCGCAACACCAAGCAAGGAGACTGACAAATGA
- a CDS encoding phage tail sheath subtilisin-like domain-containing protein: MSISFSEVPNNARVPGVYIEIDNSLANSAEELQIVLVIGNAVTGATVGPNIVKLCMDETEAAKHFGDSDIVEMVEFFRKQDETMPVYAISVEAADTISALAALGDTQYDHIICSLNDDTTIRDLGEFLEKRYDALNQIPGLAYIPKQGTHAELVTFGTKSNCPLISFMSIDSLGNSANEALSDAAAVAAWAGQIAPSLANDPCRPLQTLKLSGVYSLSASEFDWAERNLLLYEGMGTYTVTAAKEVQVERPVTAYTENASGVADNSYLDIMTPATAMFFRQKQRSRILSKYGRHKVAKDGTRFAPGQVIVTPSMFKSELLALYKELEYQGIVQDFDGYKKSLIVELDETNKQRINYQDSPQFVNGLIITAGKIQFRK, translated from the coding sequence ATGAGTATCAGCTTCTCAGAAGTCCCGAACAATGCCCGTGTACCGGGTGTTTATATTGAAATTGATAACAGCCTGGCAAACAGTGCAGAAGAGCTGCAAATCGTTCTGGTGATCGGTAATGCAGTAACTGGTGCAACAGTTGGCCCGAACATCGTTAAATTGTGCATGGATGAAACTGAAGCTGCTAAGCATTTTGGTGATTCTGATATCGTTGAAATGGTGGAGTTCTTCCGCAAGCAGGATGAAACCATGCCTGTTTACGCCATCAGTGTTGAAGCTGCCGATACCATTTCAGCACTGGCTGCTCTGGGTGATACCCAGTATGACCATATTATCTGTTCGCTGAACGATGATACGACTATCCGGGATTTAGGTGAGTTTCTGGAAAAGCGTTATGACGCACTAAACCAGATCCCCGGTCTGGCTTATATCCCAAAACAGGGCACGCATGCTGAACTGGTGACCTTTGGCACGAAAAGCAACTGCCCACTAATCAGCTTTATGTCCATCGACAGCCTGGGCAACTCAGCCAATGAAGCCTTATCTGATGCCGCCGCCGTTGCTGCATGGGCGGGACAAATCGCGCCTTCACTGGCAAACGATCCATGCCGCCCCCTGCAAACACTTAAGTTAAGTGGTGTTTACTCGCTATCGGCCAGTGAATTTGACTGGGCAGAGCGTAACCTGCTGCTTTATGAAGGCATGGGAACTTACACGGTAACCGCGGCCAAAGAGGTACAGGTAGAAAGACCTGTTACCGCTTATACCGAAAATGCGTCCGGCGTAGCGGACAACAGCTATCTGGATATTATGACTCCGGCGACTGCTATGTTTTTCCGCCAGAAACAGCGTTCGCGCATCTTAAGCAAGTACGGCCGCCATAAGGTTGCAAAAGACGGTACCCGCTTTGCACCTGGTCAGGTCATCGTGACCCCTAGCATGTTCAAAAGCGAACTGCTGGCTCTTTACAAAGAGCTGGAATATCAGGGCATCGTGCAGGACTTTGACGGCTATAAAAAGTCGCTCATCGTTGAGCTGGATGAAACCAACAAACAGCGCATTAACTATCAGGACTCTCCACAGTTCGTGAACGGCCTGATCATTACTGCAGGTAAGATTCAATTCAGGAAATAA
- a CDS encoding phage tail tube protein yields the protein MSTKITSRGFLDAGSLGRLPTKEGATINFGNAKREAVMGDEGVLGHGEVFEAAPSIKVTIAHAKSTDEDALRDFSGENLTYQTNSGKTYTLMNAWTADPIELTVKDGQIEVLFNGTELISQ from the coding sequence ATGAGTACAAAAATTACCAGCCGTGGATTTTTAGATGCCGGCTCTCTGGGACGCCTGCCAACCAAAGAAGGCGCAACCATTAACTTTGGCAATGCAAAGCGTGAAGCCGTCATGGGTGATGAAGGTGTGTTAGGGCATGGTGAAGTCTTTGAGGCGGCTCCTTCCATCAAGGTAACCATTGCGCATGCGAAGAGTACCGATGAAGACGCGCTCAGAGACTTCTCAGGTGAAAACCTCACTTACCAGACCAACAGCGGAAAGACATACACACTAATGAATGCCTGGACTGCTGACCCTATCGAGCTCACCGTTAAAGACGGCCAGATTGAAGTGCTGTTCAACGGTACCGAGCTGATCTCTCAGTAA
- the gpM gene encoding phage terminase small subunit: MLSILLKRQAQTKATALAERLSMPEPEIHEEGDTTRPTLADKPWDETQNILKQDLAYLRTLAGSQEKEPYKQQLVEKYQPLVAKLLTTHKSLEGLDVVWWFYQWQVDLGKLPQVHECLRAAVAMGLDTPNGWKSNGQTAYCDIVFKYSHSAYTEKAEFNREYLMKAVLDILEGNLATNAPLKVKMFRLVGDWHYEKGESEKAYILFEQVMALDPNKGGRKTKLNELKEELGYGDSN; encoded by the coding sequence ATGTTATCCATATTACTTAAGCGACAGGCACAGACCAAAGCAACAGCTCTGGCTGAGCGGCTTAGCATGCCAGAGCCAGAAATACATGAGGAAGGCGATACTACCCGCCCAACTCTGGCTGATAAGCCCTGGGACGAAACACAAAATATCCTTAAACAGGATTTAGCCTACCTGCGTACTCTGGCGGGCTCTCAGGAAAAAGAACCCTATAAACAGCAACTGGTTGAAAAGTACCAACCTCTGGTAGCGAAACTGCTAACCACACACAAAAGCCTCGAAGGTCTGGATGTTGTGTGGTGGTTCTATCAGTGGCAGGTGGATTTAGGGAAACTTCCCCAGGTACACGAATGCTTAAGGGCTGCTGTGGCAATGGGGCTGGATACCCCGAACGGCTGGAAGTCGAACGGCCAGACCGCTTACTGCGATATCGTTTTTAAATACTCGCATTCTGCGTACACAGAGAAAGCGGAATTTAACCGCGAGTATCTGATGAAAGCAGTACTGGACATACTGGAAGGCAACCTTGCTACCAATGCACCGCTGAAGGTGAAAATGTTCCGTCTGGTTGGAGACTGGCACTATGAGAAAGGCGAATCGGAAAAAGCGTATATCCTCTTTGAGCAGGTTATGGCACTGGACCCGAACAAAGGCGGACGTAAAACCAAACTTAACGAACTGAAGGAAGAACTGGGCTATGGCGACAGCAATTAA
- a CDS encoding phage tail assembly protein codes for MATAIKNQAQTRKVTLPVPMEKDGNTVSEVEISKPHSGQLRGLSLIDVCEMKFEAGETLLPRISCLNERDLLNMPPENWAPLLTTIASFFVDMEH; via the coding sequence ATGGCGACAGCAATTAAAAATCAGGCACAAACGAGAAAAGTAACCTTGCCGGTTCCTATGGAAAAAGACGGCAACACAGTCTCTGAAGTTGAGATCAGCAAACCTCACTCCGGCCAGTTGCGCGGACTAAGCCTGATTGACGTATGTGAAATGAAGTTTGAAGCAGGTGAAACGCTTCTTCCCCGAATCTCATGCCTGAATGAGCGCGATCTGCTAAACATGCCCCCGGAGAACTGGGCGCCACTGCTAACAACCATCGCCTCTTTTTTCGTGGACATGGAACATTAA
- a CDS encoding GpE family phage tail protein, which produces MFHWQPSEIDQLSYDDLLLFRELARQRQEQEESDE; this is translated from the coding sequence GTGTTCCACTGGCAACCCAGCGAGATAGACCAACTCAGCTATGACGACCTGTTACTGTTCCGGGAGCTGGCAAGACAAAGGCAAGAACAAGAAGAGAGCGATGAATAG